One genomic region from Campylobacter sp. RM5004 encodes:
- a CDS encoding PilT/PilU family type 4a pilus ATPase, which translates to MNGILAFMKDNDASDLHFIPGRKPLLRIHGVLNDLEFDVLNSDIIKASCYSILSDAQKATLEEERELDFAYSVEGVGRFRANYYYVEEGKLAAAFRLIPENIPSLDDLKAPSIFKELIKKEKGLILVTGPTGSGKSTTLAAMLNEINETESKHILTIEHPVEFMHKNKNSVFSYRNVDIDTKSFQTALKYALRQDPDIILIGEMRNRETIAAAITAAETGHLVFGTLHTNSAMQTINRIVDSFSGGEQDQIRNMLSFSLQAVIAQSLIPKKGGGRLAIHEILINNMAIANLIRENKNHQIYSQMQLNQQGTGMKTQTQSLVEAVRAGLITRELALRYSTQYNELVNLI; encoded by the coding sequence ATGAATGGTATTCTAGCATTTATGAAAGATAATGATGCGAGTGACTTACACTTTATTCCAGGTAGAAAACCGCTACTTAGAATTCATGGTGTTTTAAATGATTTGGAGTTTGATGTTTTAAACTCAGATATCATTAAAGCATCTTGTTATAGTATTTTATCAGACGCTCAAAAAGCAACTTTAGAAGAAGAGCGTGAATTAGACTTCGCATACTCAGTAGAAGGCGTTGGTCGTTTTAGAGCAAACTATTATTATGTTGAAGAAGGAAAACTTGCAGCTGCATTTCGTTTAATTCCTGAAAACATTCCTAGTTTAGATGATTTAAAAGCTCCTTCAATTTTTAAAGAATTAATCAAAAAAGAAAAAGGGCTTATCCTAGTAACAGGTCCAACAGGTTCTGGTAAATCAACAACTCTAGCAGCAATGCTAAACGAAATCAATGAAACTGAAAGTAAGCATATTCTAACAATAGAACATCCTGTTGAATTTATGCATAAAAACAAAAACTCAGTATTTTCATACAGAAACGTAGATATAGATACAAAGAGCTTTCAAACTGCTTTAAAATACGCGTTAAGACAAGACCCTGATATTATCTTAATCGGTGAGATGAGAAATAGAGAAACAATAGCAGCAGCAATCACAGCAGCTGAAACAGGACACTTAGTATTTGGAACACTGCATACAAACTCAGCTATGCAAACAATTAACCGTATTGTAGATAGCTTTAGTGGTGGAGAGCAAGATCAAATAAGAAATATGCTATCGTTTTCATTACAAGCTGTTATTGCACAAAGCTTGATACCTAAAAAAGGTGGTGGTCGTTTAGCAATTCACGAAATTCTTATTAACAATATGGCTATTGCTAACTTAATTCGTGAAAATAAAAACCATCAAATTTATTCTCAAATGCAGTTAAACCAACAAGGAACGGGAATGAAAACTCAAACTCAAAGCCTTGTAGAAGCTGTTCGTGCAGGTTTAATTACAAGAGAATTAGCTTTAAGATATAGCACACAATACAACGAATTAGTGAATTTGATATGA
- the lysS gene encoding lysine--tRNA ligase encodes MFENPLEQQKIKKAEELRSLGVNPYSHFVTKPMSIKEFKDKYNFINELEEKKSEEVCDLVGRIKFMRDGGKAVFANIEDFSDSIQIYFNKSTIDEVWFDNIKKLIEVGDIIKVSGYAFVTKKGEFSIHVSKLDLVTKSICILPEKFHGLVDMESRYRQRYLDMIMNAEVRQDFINRSKIVSFVRRYFENLGFLEVETPMMHEIAGGANARPFITHHNTLGVDRFLRIAPELHLKRLIVGGFEAVFELNRCFRNEGMDLTHNPEFSTIEFYWAYHNYKDLMALTEDLLSKLIEHLGYSSNIITYDDKQIDFSTPFAKIPYKEALVKIGGIDANIVENKEEILKKLKADGFEANEKLDLGHLQAELFDNYVEDKLINPTFITDFPVSISPLSRRSDENPDIAERFELFIAGKELANGFNELNDPLDQYERFLAQVEAKKAGNDEACEMDEDFVNALGFGMAPTAGEGIGIDRLVMMLTNKKSIKDVILFPAMRPKKD; translated from the coding sequence ATGTTTGAAAACCCACTAGAACAACAAAAAATTAAGAAAGCCGAAGAGTTAAGGTCTTTAGGAGTTAATCCTTATTCTCATTTTGTAACAAAGCCGATGAGTATTAAGGAATTTAAAGATAAATATAATTTCATAAACGAGCTCGAAGAAAAGAAATCAGAAGAAGTTTGTGATTTAGTAGGTAGAATTAAATTTATGCGTGATGGTGGGAAAGCCGTTTTTGCTAATATTGAAGACTTTAGTGATAGCATTCAAATCTATTTTAATAAAAGCACAATAGATGAAGTTTGGTTTGATAATATCAAAAAATTAATTGAAGTTGGAGATATTATTAAAGTTAGTGGTTATGCGTTTGTAACCAAAAAAGGCGAATTTAGTATTCATGTTAGCAAATTAGATTTAGTAACAAAAAGCATTTGTATTTTACCTGAAAAATTCCATGGCTTAGTAGATATGGAAAGTCGCTACCGCCAAAGATATCTTGATATGATAATGAATGCAGAAGTAAGACAAGATTTTATAAATAGAAGTAAGATTGTTTCTTTTGTTAGAAGATATTTTGAAAATTTAGGATTTTTAGAAGTTGAAACTCCTATGATGCACGAAATTGCAGGCGGAGCAAACGCAAGACCATTTATAACTCATCATAACACTTTAGGTGTTGATAGATTCTTAAGAATTGCACCTGAGCTTCACTTAAAGCGCTTAATTGTTGGTGGATTTGAAGCAGTGTTTGAACTAAATCGTTGTTTTAGAAATGAAGGAATGGATCTTACTCACAATCCTGAATTTAGCACTATTGAGTTTTACTGGGCTTATCATAATTATAAAGATTTAATGGCTTTAACAGAAGATTTATTAAGCAAGCTAATAGAACATTTAGGGTATTCTTCAAACATCATTACTTATGATGATAAACAAATTGATTTTAGCACTCCATTTGCAAAAATTCCTTATAAAGAAGCCTTGGTAAAAATAGGTGGAATTGATGCAAACATAGTTGAAAATAAAGAAGAAATACTAAAAAAACTAAAGGCTGATGGTTTTGAAGCTAATGAAAAACTAGATTTAGGACATTTACAAGCTGAATTATTTGATAATTATGTTGAAGACAAGCTAATCAATCCTACATTTATTACAGATTTTCCTGTATCAATTAGTCCATTAAGCAGAAGAAGTGATGAAAATCCTGATATAGCTGAAAGATTTGAATTATTTATAGCAGGTAAAGAATTAGCTAATGGATTTAATGAATTAAACGATCCATTAGATCAATACGAAAGATTTTTAGCACAAGTTGAAGCTAAAAAAGCAGGTAATGATGAAGCTTGTGAAATGGATGAAGATTTTGTAAATGCACTAGGTTTTGGTATGGCTCCAACTGCGGGAGAAGGAATAGGAATTGATAGACTTGTAATGATGTTAACAAACAAAAAATCAATTAAAGATGTAATATTATTCCCTGCAATGCGTCCTAAAAAGGATTAA
- the glyA gene encoding serine hydroxymethyltransferase — protein MIFDTEINDIIKEEFKRQDENLEMIASENFTFPEVMQVSGSILTNKYAEGYPAKRYYGGCEIVDKAEVLAIERCKKLFNCNYANVQPHSGSQANQGAYAALINPGDVILGMDLSAGGHLTHGSKVNASGKVYTSYSYGVDVNGYLNYDEIERIALETKPKLIVCGASAYARIIDFERFRKIADKVGAYLLADIAHIAGLVVAGLHPSPFPHAHIVTSTTHKTLRGPRGGIIMTNDEELAKKINSAIFPNLQGGPLMHIIAAKAVGFKYNLDESWKSYANQVIKNCKVLADELIKAGFKLVSGGTDNHLLLMDFSECDFSGKDAQIALENAGITANKNSVPNEKRSPFITSGLRLGTAALSARGMKEEQMVQIAQIIKEVLNNINNEEIIKASKLKTLEISKQFPLYKDLKC, from the coding sequence ATGATATTTGATACAGAAATAAATGACATAATAAAAGAAGAATTTAAAAGACAAGATGAAAATCTTGAAATGATTGCTAGTGAGAATTTTACTTTTCCTGAAGTTATGCAAGTTAGTGGAAGTATTCTTACAAACAAATACGCAGAAGGCTATCCTGCTAAAAGATATTATGGTGGTTGTGAGATAGTTGATAAAGCTGAAGTTTTAGCAATTGAGCGTTGCAAAAAATTATTTAATTGTAATTACGCAAATGTTCAACCACACTCAGGCTCACAAGCAAACCAAGGAGCTTATGCTGCACTTATTAATCCTGGTGATGTTATTTTAGGAATGGACTTAAGCGCTGGCGGACATTTAACACATGGTTCTAAAGTAAATGCTAGCGGTAAAGTATATACTAGTTATAGCTATGGAGTAGATGTTAATGGCTATTTAAATTATGATGAAATTGAGCGTATTGCATTAGAAACAAAGCCAAAATTAATAGTTTGCGGAGCAAGTGCTTATGCAAGAATTATTGATTTTGAAAGATTTCGCAAAATTGCAGATAAAGTTGGAGCATATTTATTAGCAGATATTGCACATATTGCTGGACTTGTTGTAGCAGGTCTTCATCCAAGCCCATTTCCACATGCACACATTGTAACTTCAACAACTCATAAGACTTTAAGAGGTCCAAGAGGCGGAATTATTATGACAAATGATGAAGAATTAGCTAAGAAAATTAATTCAGCAATTTTCCCTAATCTTCAAGGTGGCCCATTAATGCATATAATAGCAGCAAAAGCTGTAGGTTTTAAATACAATCTTGATGAGAGTTGGAAAAGCTATGCAAATCAAGTTATTAAAAACTGCAAAGTTTTAGCAGATGAACTGATAAAAGCAGGTTTTAAGCTTGTTAGTGGTGGGACTGATAATCATTTATTATTAATGGATTTTAGCGAATGTGATTTTAGTGGAAAAGATGCTCAAATCGCATTAGAAAATGCAGGAATAACTGCTAATAAAAACTCAGTTCCAAACGAAAAACGTTCGCCATTTATTACAAGCGGTTTAAGATTAGGAACAGCTGCGCTTAGTGCTCGTGGAATGAAAGAAGAGCAAATGGTGCAAATAGCACAAATT
- a CDS encoding Fur family transcriptional regulator: MENNMEYDALLEEFKKILKTSGLKYTKQRECLLKLLYNNEEHSTPDELYEALKAMDPNQNIGIATIYRTLNLLEESGMVTSISFGSAGKKFELANKPHHDHMICKTCGKIIEFQDDTIEQRQLKIAKEHGFKLSSHLMQLYGTCKDCQKK, encoded by the coding sequence ATGGAAAATAATATGGAATATGATGCTCTGTTAGAAGAGTTTAAAAAAATCTTAAAAACAAGTGGATTAAAATATACAAAGCAAAGAGAGTGCTTGCTTAAATTACTTTACAACAATGAAGAACACAGCACTCCTGATGAATTATATGAAGCTTTAAAAGCAATGGATCCAAACCAAAATATAGGGATTGCTACAATTTATAGAACACTAAATTTATTAGAAGAATCAGGAATGGTTACTTCAATTTCTTTTGGTTCTGCAGGTAAAAAATTTGAATTAGCAAACAAACCACACCATGATCACATGATTTGCAAAACTTGTGGAAAAATTATTGAATTCCAAGATGATACAATAGAACAAAGACAATTAAAAATTGCAAAAGAACATGGATTTAAATTATCAAGCCATTTAATGCAATTATACGGAACTTGCAAAGATTGTCAAAAAAAATAA
- the gatC gene encoding Asp-tRNA(Asn)/Glu-tRNA(Gln) amidotransferase subunit GatC, which yields MLIDEKLLERLEKLSSLKLSNEERQTLLAEFDDILKFVDNLNEIDTNNLEINNLNYTPLREDIPEKSEVIESILENAPSRSEHFFSVPKIIE from the coding sequence ATGTTAATAGATGAAAAGTTATTAGAAAGACTAGAAAAATTATCATCACTTAAATTAAGTAACGAAGAAAGACAAACTTTGCTTGCTGAATTTGATGATATTTTAAAATTTGTAGATAATTTAAATGAAATTGATACTAATAATTTAGAAATTAATAATTTAAATTATACCCCATTAAGAGAAGATATACCTGAAAAATCAGAAGTAATTGAAAGCATTTTAGAAAATGCTCCTTCAAGAAGCGAACACTTTTTTTCAGTTCCTAAAATTATAGAATAA
- a CDS encoding CvpA family protein: protein MNSGLLLDCIIIGVTLILGLGGIISGLIKEGFGLAGILVGVYVSTSYSEKVGNLIKQYVYNTDNEMLLNLFGFVLALVVVWGIFIILGRIISKLASLSGLGIIDRIMGFVFGAGKIFVIFSIIASCINEVPILNNKIGQFFANSMVFPVLIETGSIIANTKAVQNTINTKKEAVEKELKKEE, encoded by the coding sequence ATGAATAGCGGCTTATTACTTGATTGTATAATAATCGGCGTTACTTTAATATTAGGCCTAGGTGGAATAATCTCAGGTCTTATTAAAGAAGGTTTTGGATTAGCAGGTATTTTAGTAGGTGTTTATGTTAGCACGAGCTATTCAGAAAAAGTTGGTAATTTAATTAAACAATATGTTTACAACACCGATAACGAAATGTTATTAAACCTATTTGGTTTTGTGTTAGCGTTAGTTGTGGTTTGGGGAATATTTATAATTTTAGGAAGAATAATATCAAAATTAGCTTCTTTAAGCGGTCTTGGTATTATTGATAGAATTATGGGTTTTGTATTTGGAGCTGGAAAAATATTTGTGATTTTTTCTATAATAGCAAGCTGTATAAATGAAGTTCCTATTTTAAACAATAAAATAGGACAATTTTTTGCAAATAGTATGGTATTTCCTGTATTAATAGAAACAGGTTCAATTATTGCAAATACTAAAGCAGTTCAAAACACAATAAATACTAAAAAAGAAGCAGTAGAAAAAGAATTAAAAAAAGAAGAATAA
- a CDS encoding type III pantothenate kinase, whose product MTLIDIGNTTACVYKNEHLKRIELKDFSPSSFKEKVFYISVNANFSVLPSNFINLEPFFSLDTSYIGLGVDRIASCYYIDTGVIVDAGSAITIDLMKNKKHLGGFILPGIESYLNAYKNISCRLNYDLNTTLDLGSLPNSTKDAISYGIISSIVTCIKEFAKDETIYLTGGDSSFLNQFFKNAINEKNLVFQGMQKLIKDLNL is encoded by the coding sequence ATGACTTTAATAGATATAGGTAATACAACAGCTTGCGTTTATAAAAACGAACATTTAAAGCGAATAGAGTTAAAAGATTTTTCACCTAGTAGTTTTAAAGAAAAAGTTTTTTATATAAGCGTAAATGCAAATTTTTCGGTATTACCTAGTAATTTTATAAATCTTGAACCCTTTTTTAGCCTAGATACTTCTTATATAGGCTTAGGAGTTGATAGGATTGCATCTTGTTATTATATTGATACGGGTGTTATTGTAGATGCAGGAAGTGCAATAACTATTGATTTAATGAAAAATAAAAAACATTTAGGTGGTTTTATATTACCTGGAATTGAATCTTATCTTAATGCTTATAAAAATATATCTTGTAGATTAAATTATGATTTAAATACCACATTAGACCTAGGTTCGTTACCAAATTCTACAAAAGATGCTATTAGTTATGGAATAATTTCTAGTATAGTAACTTGCATTAAAGAATTTGCCAAAGATGAAACAATATACCTAACAGGTGGAGATTCTAGCTTTTTAAATCAATTTTTTAAAAACGCAATCAATGAGAAAAACCTAGTTTTTCAAGGAATGCAAAAATTAATTAAAGACTTGAATTTATAA